The Oligoflexia bacterium genome includes a region encoding these proteins:
- a CDS encoding 2-oxoacid:acceptor oxidoreductase subunit alpha, whose protein sequence is MSQLIVNDCSISMATVNGSGSQSANNILLKTFFRMGIPVGAKNLFPSNIAGLPTWYTIRVNKNGYTARKKELDILVALNPATWLDDVKSVNKGGVVIYNSELPKVTGMRDDVTYYPVPFKKIAEENFTEIKLRKLLTNMIYVGVLTELLGIDFDVLKTAVTDNFASKQKVVESNLKAVQVGIDWAKANIKKVDPFRVEKMNENKGKIMIDGNTAAALGCVYGGCTFVSWYPITPSSSVCEAVIDYFEELRVDSKTGKKNFAVVQAEDELAALGMALGAGWAGARSMTATAGPGISLMAEFTGFGYFTEIPTVIFDIQRVGPSTGLPTRTAQGDVDFTYRLSHGDTHHPILFPANPIECFEMSNAAFDIADRLQTPIFVLSDLDLGMNQWTSEKFKMPEKPFDRGKVLDVEGLNKAGKFERYRDVDGDGICYRTLPGTDHKLASYFLRGSGHNEGAKYTEKSEDYVNLMNRLKKKFDTARKYVPSCIKLTEAGAKVGIIAYGSTDLAMNEIRDSLRTQGLKTNYLRLRALPITDDVKKFYDENDRIYVVEQNRDGQMEQILRLEMGKDGLKNRAVKYFDGLPLDARSIVDDVLAQERGQA, encoded by the coding sequence ATGAGTCAATTAATTGTCAATGACTGCAGCATTTCCATGGCCACGGTCAATGGAAGCGGATCACAATCAGCAAACAATATTTTGCTTAAAACATTTTTTCGAATGGGAATACCTGTTGGCGCAAAAAATCTTTTTCCGTCCAATATCGCAGGCCTTCCAACTTGGTACACAATCCGCGTAAACAAAAACGGATACACTGCACGAAAAAAAGAATTAGATATTCTTGTAGCTTTGAATCCCGCAACTTGGTTAGACGACGTCAAATCAGTAAATAAAGGTGGCGTTGTAATTTACAATAGTGAACTTCCAAAAGTCACTGGCATGCGTGATGACGTAACGTACTACCCTGTTCCATTTAAAAAAATCGCTGAAGAAAACTTTACTGAAATTAAACTTAGAAAACTTTTAACCAACATGATTTATGTTGGAGTGCTCACTGAACTTTTAGGAATAGATTTTGATGTTTTAAAAACGGCTGTTACCGATAACTTCGCGAGCAAACAAAAAGTCGTTGAAAGTAATCTCAAAGCTGTTCAAGTGGGTATCGATTGGGCAAAAGCAAATATTAAAAAAGTTGATCCCTTTAGAGTAGAAAAAATGAATGAGAATAAAGGGAAAATCATGATCGACGGTAATACAGCCGCAGCTCTAGGTTGTGTGTACGGCGGGTGTACATTTGTATCGTGGTACCCCATCACACCCTCAAGTTCTGTCTGTGAAGCCGTGATTGATTATTTTGAAGAACTCAGAGTTGATAGTAAAACCGGAAAGAAAAATTTTGCTGTGGTTCAAGCTGAAGATGAACTTGCAGCACTGGGCATGGCGTTAGGTGCTGGTTGGGCAGGAGCACGTTCAATGACTGCTACTGCTGGCCCCGGTATTAGTCTCATGGCAGAGTTCACAGGCTTTGGTTACTTTACAGAAATTCCCACAGTAATATTTGATATTCAACGTGTTGGACCATCAACCGGGTTACCCACACGCACAGCTCAAGGTGATGTAGACTTTACTTATCGCCTCAGTCATGGCGACACTCATCATCCAATTTTATTTCCAGCTAATCCGATAGAATGTTTTGAAATGTCTAATGCAGCTTTTGATATTGCAGATCGCCTTCAAACACCAATTTTTGTTTTAAGTGATCTTGATTTGGGAATGAATCAATGGACAAGTGAAAAATTTAAAATGCCTGAAAAGCCTTTTGATCGCGGTAAAGTTCTCGACGTCGAAGGCCTCAATAAAGCTGGTAAATTTGAGCGCTACCGTGATGTTGATGGTGATGGAATTTGCTATCGAACACTTCCAGGCACTGATCACAAACTAGCATCTTACTTCTTACGTGGTTCAGGTCACAATGAAGGAGCAAAATACACCGAGAAATCTGAAGACTATGTGAATCTTATGAATCGGTTGAAGAAAAAATTTGATACCGCAAGAAAATATGTTCCGTCTTGCATTAAACTAACTGAAGCTGGTGCAAAAGTGGGAATCATCGCCTATGGCAGTACAGATTTAGCAATGAACGAGATTCGTGACTCTTTACGCACCCAAGGTTTAAAAACTAATTACCTACGATTACGCGCATTGCCTATCACAGATGATGTTAAAAAATTCTATGATGAAAACGATCGCATTTATGTTGTTGAGCAAAATCGCGATGGTCAGATGGAACAAATTTTACGATTAGAGATGGGTAAAGACGGACTCAAAAATCGCGCGGTAAAATATTTTGATGGTCTTCCATTAGATGCACGTTCCATTGTCGATGATGTTCTCGCCCAAGAAAGAGGTCAAGCATGA
- a CDS encoding 2-oxoacid:ferredoxin oxidoreductase subunit beta: MTPPNDAPAPVTPAAPAAPTTNKVGLTKADYKGAPSTLCTGCGHDSITNHIITSFYELGINPHEVAKMSGIGCSSKTPAYFMSQAHGFNSVHGRMPSVSTGAKVANSKLNMIAVSGDGDTASIGLGQFCHLVRRNLDMVYIVENNGVYGLTKGQFSATADKDSKLKYGTVNPFEQIDICELAIAMGCSYVARSFSGDPKQLVPLIKGAMSHKGTAIIDCISPCVTFNNHEGSSRSYLAVKEKDTPIHEIGFVHGADEIKVDYAPGSLKEVEFPDGSIVTLKKLALEYDPTNKLAAINMLEESKQKGQLLTGLFYVNTTNRHLTETMALTDTPLAQLTEKELRPGSEALDKILQGFA, encoded by the coding sequence ATGACACCACCAAATGATGCACCAGCACCTGTAACTCCAGCTGCTCCAGCTGCCCCTACTACCAACAAGGTTGGATTAACAAAAGCTGATTATAAAGGTGCGCCGAGCACGTTATGCACTGGTTGTGGGCATGATAGTATTACAAATCACATCATCACTTCGTTTTATGAATTAGGAATTAATCCACACGAAGTAGCAAAGATGTCAGGAATAGGTTGTTCATCAAAAACTCCCGCATATTTTATGAGTCAAGCACACGGATTTAACTCTGTTCACGGTAGAATGCCCTCAGTTTCTACAGGTGCAAAAGTTGCTAATTCAAAACTCAATATGATTGCAGTGAGTGGCGATGGCGATACCGCAAGCATTGGGCTTGGGCAATTTTGCCATCTTGTGCGACGAAATCTAGATATGGTGTACATCGTTGAAAATAACGGCGTGTACGGTTTAACAAAAGGGCAATTTTCAGCTACAGCAGATAAAGATTCAAAACTTAAATACGGTACTGTAAATCCTTTTGAACAAATTGATATCTGTGAACTTGCGATTGCAATGGGCTGTTCGTATGTGGCGCGCTCTTTTTCCGGCGACCCAAAACAACTTGTTCCATTAATTAAAGGTGCGATGAGCCACAAAGGTACAGCAATTATCGATTGTATCAGCCCTTGTGTTACGTTTAATAATCACGAAGGTTCATCTCGTAGTTATTTGGCAGTAAAAGAAAAAGACACACCTATTCATGAAATTGGATTTGTTCATGGTGCTGATGAAATTAAAGTTGATTACGCCCCAGGTAGTTTAAAAGAAGTTGAATTCCCGGATGGAAGTATTGTGACGTTAAAAAAATTAGCTTTGGAATATGATCCTACAAATAAACTTGCAGCTATCAATATGCTTGAAGAATCAAAGCAAAAGGGTCAGCTCTTAACAGGTCTATTCTACGTCAATACCACCAATCGTCACCTCACAGAAACCATGGCGTTAACTGACACTCCCCTGGCCCAGCTCACAGAAAAAGAACTAAGGCCCGGAAGTGAAGCCCTTGATAAAATCTTGCAGGGTTTTGCTTAA
- a CDS encoding adenylate/guanylate cyclase domain-containing protein, translating into MSDDENSEVKPPFDFPPIPTDLATPEVNEFTVEIPVEVQMEVAVETPVELPPDVPTIPTVHATVPAPATPPPIPVAAVAHVKQAMRIPIALKLSFITTLLMLCATIPIALRSSHLFEQESGKREEDTNRDQAKTVSDEVQETFQGVIDKSKVIGSILYKTFDSEANREAALELSFRSDRDLVTVEVLTLVDNKPVVIKRIINEEYLKQYDLKTNFIENLRNAKPFPIAVNFAGDVEIRNSTVEGGAPLLTIGIPLVKDDLGNITHVVLADVRLDKIQKIFSTVSERTIYLIDREGHVLAHPDEKLALTGKKLDYIPIVYQALTKKVGQFQSRFEDPETEETFVAAFVKTPFGATVVSQVPEAVILEPSQFVRRQAFLITGIVVSLALFFIVLFAASLTRPLEALVLATKEIAKGNFETCVSVSTKDEVGELATAFGDMVGGLKERDKVKNLFNKFHGTGVANQLMSGELKLGGEQKLATVFFSDIRGFTSFSENITPQEVVNMLNEYFKVMVSIINTHKGVVDKFIGDAIMAVWGAPESFGNDAANAIKACIQMRIALAELNDSRIARGLPEIKIGMGVHTGILIAGTIGSDDRMEYTVIGDTVNMASRIEAATKAYGTDLLVSEATCDSIKDQFVLELAGTAVVKGKTEPLKLFKVKGYLDEQGQYVEVTTKYSAYAAEAADKVKAA; encoded by the coding sequence ATGAGTGATGATGAGAATTCAGAAGTAAAACCTCCTTTTGATTTTCCTCCAATTCCTACGGATTTGGCTACGCCAGAGGTGAATGAATTCACCGTTGAAATTCCAGTAGAAGTGCAAATGGAAGTTGCTGTTGAAACGCCAGTTGAATTACCACCAGATGTTCCAACGATACCTACTGTACACGCAACGGTACCTGCTCCCGCCACACCACCACCTATCCCGGTAGCAGCTGTCGCCCATGTTAAGCAGGCAATGCGAATACCCATTGCTCTTAAGCTTTCATTTATTACAACGCTGCTCATGCTTTGCGCAACAATTCCGATTGCACTTCGTTCGAGTCATTTGTTTGAACAAGAATCAGGAAAGCGTGAAGAAGACACCAACCGTGACCAAGCAAAAACCGTATCTGATGAAGTACAAGAAACTTTTCAGGGCGTAATTGATAAATCAAAAGTTATTGGTAGTATTCTATATAAAACATTTGATTCAGAAGCTAATCGAGAAGCAGCTCTTGAACTTTCATTCAGATCAGATCGAGATCTCGTAACCGTTGAAGTTCTGACACTTGTTGATAATAAACCAGTGGTTATCAAAAGAATTATCAACGAAGAATACTTAAAACAATATGATCTTAAAACTAATTTCATAGAAAATTTAAGAAATGCAAAACCATTTCCCATTGCAGTAAATTTTGCTGGCGATGTTGAAATTCGCAACTCAACTGTTGAGGGTGGAGCCCCGTTACTCACTATTGGTATACCATTAGTCAAAGATGATCTTGGCAATATCACCCATGTTGTTTTAGCTGATGTAAGGCTTGATAAAATTCAAAAGATATTTTCAACAGTAAGTGAGCGTACTATTTATCTCATTGATCGTGAAGGTCATGTGCTAGCACATCCAGATGAGAAACTAGCTTTAACTGGTAAAAAACTTGATTACATTCCTATTGTATATCAAGCCTTGACTAAAAAAGTAGGGCAATTTCAATCTCGTTTTGAAGACCCAGAAACTGAAGAAACGTTTGTCGCTGCATTTGTTAAAACACCTTTTGGCGCCACAGTTGTTTCTCAAGTTCCTGAAGCTGTAATTCTTGAACCTTCTCAGTTTGTAAGACGACAAGCTTTTTTGATCACAGGAATTGTTGTTTCCCTTGCCTTATTTTTCATTGTTCTTTTTGCTGCAAGTCTCACTCGCCCCTTAGAGGCATTGGTTCTTGCCACAAAAGAAATTGCAAAAGGTAATTTTGAAACATGTGTATCAGTAAGTACAAAAGATGAAGTTGGAGAACTCGCAACAGCTTTTGGAGACATGGTCGGCGGTCTAAAAGAGCGCGATAAAGTTAAAAATCTTTTTAATAAGTTTCACGGAACAGGTGTCGCCAATCAGTTGATGTCAGGGGAACTTAAACTCGGAGGAGAACAAAAATTAGCCACAGTTTTCTTCAGTGATATTCGTGGATTCACCTCATTTAGTGAAAACATCACACCTCAAGAAGTAGTTAATATGCTCAATGAATATTTTAAAGTCATGGTTAGTATTATCAATACCCATAAAGGTGTTGTTGATAAATTTATTGGTGACGCGATCATGGCTGTTTGGGGTGCACCTGAAAGTTTTGGCAATGATGCGGCCAATGCCATCAAGGCTTGTATTCAAATGCGCATTGCACTTGCAGAACTTAATGACAGTCGAATCGCACGTGGACTTCCTGAAATAAAAATTGGAATGGGCGTACACACAGGAATTCTTATTGCCGGAACCATCGGCAGTGATGATCGCATGGAATACACAGTTATCGGCGATACCGTTAACATGGCCTCAAGAATTGAAGCTGCAACAAAAGCGTATGGAACAGATCTTCTTGTAAGTGAAGCAACATGCGACAGTATAAAAGATCAATTTGTACTTGAACTCGCAGGCACAGCCGTGGTTAAAGGTAAGACTGAGCCTTTGAAATTATTTAAAGTAAAAGGCTATCTTGATGAGCAGGGTCAATATGTCGAAGTAACGACTAAGTACTCTGCCTATGCAGCTGAAGCTGCTGATAAGGTGAAAGCCGCTTAA
- a CDS encoding class I SAM-dependent methyltransferase, whose amino-acid sequence MTQWPKKIPVLTEEQTRIRHDFMKLWHEVLPTKYSFIEKVNQKFAMMRKPNPNVMTRTLEIGAGLGSHIAYEDLTNQEYFINDIRANFMETALKRYPQLKSVVGDVQVGLNLPDGYFDRIIAIHVLEHMPDLPKALIEMKRLLKPGGYISAVIPCEGGLAYQLAREISAKRIFEKTYNTSYDWFIKTEHVSTAAEIFSELKKDFEIERSSYFPLMIPVITANLVIGLTCKVK is encoded by the coding sequence ATGACCCAATGGCCAAAAAAAATCCCCGTTCTCACCGAAGAACAAACACGCATACGTCATGATTTCATGAAACTCTGGCATGAAGTTTTGCCTACCAAGTACAGCTTCATTGAGAAAGTGAATCAAAAATTTGCAATGATGCGAAAGCCTAACCCCAATGTAATGACACGCACTCTTGAAATTGGAGCAGGTCTTGGAAGTCACATTGCCTACGAAGACCTCACTAACCAAGAATATTTTATCAATGATATACGCGCAAATTTTATGGAAACCGCACTCAAACGTTATCCCCAATTAAAATCTGTCGTGGGTGATGTGCAAGTTGGCTTAAATCTACCTGATGGGTACTTTGATCGTATTATTGCAATCCATGTTCTTGAGCACATGCCCGACTTACCAAAAGCACTTATTGAAATGAAACGCCTTCTTAAACCAGGTGGTTATATTTCTGCGGTTATTCCGTGTGAGGGAGGTTTAGCGTATCAACTGGCGAGAGAAATTTCAGCCAAACGCATTTTTGAGAAAACCTATAATACTTCCTACGATTGGTTTATTAAAACAGAACATGTTAGCACAGCAGCAGAGATTTTTTCGGAACTTAAAAAAGATTTTGAAATTGAGAGATCATCTTATTTTCCATTAATGATTCCTGTTATTACAGCAAATCTTGTCATTGGACTTACTTGCAAAGTTAAATGA
- a CDS encoding FecR domain-containing protein, translated as MTSYSRKLLIAAALSVTGVASSYGWYRYDLSLHSRGDEGNRKLLAHLSMAKNEVQKRSVKRVIWQRIGEDDPLYSGEAVRTAPDGEAKIIFVTGAEVDLEPDSVVVIEESGDKVALDFVKGNVYVKGNGDTSNLALKSGNTSISLNNADLSLGRKSGSGQGLDVQVYSGSAQVNSGDKTLTLDKDKSGNISATGMDITQQFFKLKTPAPNERVYVRVDKKEAVLFSWVPLTADFDVKLETGTKREVLKPYGQVVPGTKGEIQALLGPGSQFWRLVATNKKDPKQVYFSTVSKVLIVADFPPKLLSPAKDALASLNPQTKSLDLRWANPSKLVKLQIELSKDASFAKPIFSQLVEDTGVFAVSPKDDGEYYWRISGYRPGTALQLVSEPLKFMLRTKFQLIPPELKLPASDARISFETITNGGAYLVWEKVPGINKFHLRVEEMILKGSPKKSELLVDKEISDVTQLRIPQAKSGSYKWSVTSVDHKGEESKPSLVRYFTVEELPRLAWADGKDQDSFLYVTEKPSLKVSWKALGGIKADKYKVTVKTDGAEDKVISTTQLNQQVDVAGDGLFRVTVEAFDIKGVPIARTSTRDVTVGLRPLLPPPQFSERMPAAVNAHKNGSAQFSWKSVEGAKAYQVQVKSSDGQVAKSEKFNSTSGQVKGILPGEYKVSVSSVDEYGRPGPQGEEKVLSVPDVSDLKAPGFKKFKIQ; from the coding sequence ATGACTTCTTATTCAAGAAAATTGCTGATTGCAGCAGCGCTCAGTGTGACGGGTGTTGCTTCTTCTTATGGCTGGTACAGATACGATCTTTCACTTCACAGTCGCGGTGATGAAGGAAATAGAAAACTTCTCGCCCATCTGAGTATGGCAAAAAACGAAGTTCAAAAACGTTCTGTTAAAAGAGTTATCTGGCAACGCATTGGTGAAGATGATCCGTTGTATTCTGGCGAAGCTGTTAGAACAGCACCTGATGGCGAAGCAAAAATTATTTTTGTTACCGGTGCAGAGGTGGATCTTGAACCTGATTCTGTTGTTGTTATCGAAGAGAGCGGCGACAAAGTAGCTTTAGATTTCGTAAAGGGTAATGTGTACGTCAAAGGTAATGGCGACACTAGTAATTTGGCGTTGAAATCCGGAAACACAAGTATCTCTTTAAACAACGCAGATTTGTCTTTGGGTAGAAAAAGCGGGTCTGGTCAAGGTTTAGATGTTCAAGTTTATAGTGGTTCAGCGCAAGTTAATTCAGGCGATAAAACTCTAACACTTGATAAAGACAAATCCGGAAATATCAGTGCAACAGGCATGGATATCACACAACAATTTTTCAAACTTAAAACACCAGCACCTAATGAGCGAGTTTATGTTCGCGTTGATAAAAAAGAAGCTGTGCTTTTTAGTTGGGTTCCGTTAACAGCTGATTTTGATGTAAAACTTGAAACGGGTACTAAGCGTGAAGTATTAAAACCCTATGGCCAAGTTGTTCCAGGTACAAAGGGTGAAATTCAAGCTCTGCTTGGGCCGGGCTCCCAGTTTTGGCGCTTAGTTGCTACGAATAAAAAAGATCCAAAGCAGGTTTATTTTTCTACGGTGAGTAAAGTTTTGATTGTCGCTGACTTTCCACCAAAACTTTTATCACCAGCAAAAGATGCCTTGGCAAGTTTAAACCCACAAACAAAAAGTTTAGATTTGCGCTGGGCTAACCCTTCTAAATTAGTAAAACTTCAAATTGAACTTTCTAAAGATGCAAGCTTTGCTAAACCCATTTTTTCACAGCTCGTTGAAGATACCGGTGTATTTGCTGTCTCACCTAAAGATGATGGTGAGTACTACTGGAGAATTTCTGGTTATCGCCCAGGTACTGCCTTACAGTTGGTGAGTGAGCCGCTGAAGTTTATGTTAAGAACAAAATTTCAATTAATACCACCTGAGTTAAAGCTTCCTGCGTCTGATGCACGCATTTCATTTGAGACAATTACAAACGGTGGAGCTTATTTGGTGTGGGAGAAAGTTCCTGGAATTAATAAGTTTCATCTACGTGTTGAAGAAATGATTTTAAAAGGATCACCAAAAAAATCTGAGTTGCTTGTTGATAAAGAAATTTCTGATGTAACTCAATTGCGCATACCGCAAGCAAAATCAGGTTCATATAAATGGTCTGTAACTTCAGTAGATCATAAAGGTGAAGAATCAAAGCCAAGCCTTGTTCGTTATTTTACAGTTGAAGAATTACCGCGCCTAGCCTGGGCAGATGGCAAAGATCAAGATAGCTTTCTCTACGTAACTGAGAAACCTTCATTAAAAGTTAGTTGGAAAGCACTTGGCGGTATAAAAGCTGATAAATATAAAGTCACAGTAAAAACTGATGGCGCTGAAGATAAAGTCATTAGTACAACTCAGCTTAATCAACAAGTTGATGTGGCAGGAGACGGTTTATTTCGTGTGACCGTTGAAGCCTTTGATATAAAAGGTGTGCCCATTGCGCGCACATCGACAAGAGATGTAACTGTTGGATTAAGACCCTTATTACCACCTCCACAATTTAGTGAGCGTATGCCCGCAGCCGTTAATGCGCATAAAAATGGTTCTGCTCAATTCTCTTGGAAGTCTGTTGAGGGTGCAAAAGCTTATCAAGTTCAAGTTAAGAGCTCAGATGGGCAAGTGGCAAAGAGTGAAAAGTTTAATTCAACCAGTGGCCAGGTTAAAGGCATTTTACCTGGAGAATATAAAGTAAGCGTTTCATCAGTTGATGAGTACGGAAGACCAGGGCCTCAAGGTGAAGAAAAAGTCTTGAGTGTTCCAGATGTGAGTGACTTGAAAGCACCGGGGTTTAAGAAATTTAAAATACAATGA
- the hslO gene encoding Hsp33 family molecular chaperone HslO: MNKTVIERFISDDGTVVASSVIATSVIEEARMIHNTMPVASAALGRALIGAGLLATFMKENGRIALYFKGDGPLGNLFAEGSSDGSVRGFVNNPQIHVPSKNGKLNVGEGIGKGMLSVATSLPHEKQPYTGTVEIQSGEIGEDIAYYLLQSQQVPSIVALGVFVEPDNSVSAAGGTIVQVMPGVKDETLGLLEKRVKEMKTVTEQIRAGASTSDLAFEILEDLKFRKLDQTFSFHYSCQCSSVRVERSLLLLGSKELQELVDKKESTEVRCDFCGRKYSVDLDTLIGLLGLSKKKS; encoded by the coding sequence ATGAATAAAACAGTTATTGAAAGATTCATTTCTGATGATGGCACGGTTGTAGCCTCATCAGTTATTGCAACTTCTGTTATTGAAGAAGCACGCATGATTCATAATACCATGCCTGTCGCGAGTGCTGCTCTAGGCCGAGCTTTGATCGGTGCTGGGTTACTTGCAACTTTTATGAAAGAAAATGGCCGCATCGCACTTTATTTTAAAGGCGACGGTCCATTAGGTAATCTTTTTGCCGAAGGAAGTTCCGATGGAAGTGTTCGTGGGTTTGTAAATAATCCCCAGATACATGTTCCGAGTAAAAACGGAAAATTAAATGTCGGTGAAGGTATCGGTAAAGGAATGCTCAGTGTGGCAACATCTTTACCCCATGAAAAACAACCCTATACTGGAACCGTTGAAATTCAATCGGGTGAGATTGGCGAAGATATTGCTTATTATTTACTTCAATCTCAACAAGTTCCATCAATCGTTGCACTTGGAGTATTTGTTGAGCCAGATAATTCTGTAAGTGCAGCAGGTGGTACGATCGTACAAGTTATGCCTGGTGTAAAAGATGAAACACTCGGTCTTTTAGAGAAGCGTGTTAAAGAAATGAAAACCGTCACTGAACAAATTAGGGCTGGTGCTTCGACCAGTGACCTGGCTTTTGAAATATTAGAAGATCTTAAATTTAGAAAACTAGACCAGACCTTTAGCTTTCATTATTCATGTCAATGTTCTTCCGTCAGAGTTGAACGTTCGTTACTTTTATTAGGCTCAAAAGAACTCCAAGAATTGGTGGATAAAAAAGAATCTACAGAAGTGCGTTGTGATTTTTGCGGACGAAAGTACAGCGTCGATTTAGACACTCTGATTGGTCTACTTGGATTATCAAAAAAGAAGTCCTAA
- a CDS encoding LemA family protein: MKGLLVGVGAIFGLGLILILFYMGAYNGLVSRQENVNEKWSQVQNDYQRRADLIPNLVNTVKGVAQFEKDTLREVVEARARVGSIQMTPEILNNPQQFKQFEAAQGQLTQALSRLMVVVEKYPDIKATANFSELQSQLEGTENRITVARRDFNLALKEYNTSVRSFPTSVIAGMSGFKEKAYFEATAGSEKAPEVKF; this comes from the coding sequence ATGAAAGGTTTACTGGTTGGTGTTGGAGCGATTTTCGGATTAGGACTCATTCTGATTTTGTTTTACATGGGCGCATACAATGGTCTTGTTTCAAGACAAGAAAATGTAAACGAAAAATGGAGCCAAGTTCAAAACGACTATCAGCGTCGAGCAGATTTGATTCCCAATCTTGTGAACACGGTTAAAGGTGTTGCGCAGTTTGAAAAAGATACGCTTAGAGAAGTTGTTGAAGCGCGTGCACGAGTTGGGTCGATTCAAATGACACCAGAAATTTTAAACAACCCTCAACAATTTAAACAATTCGAAGCGGCTCAAGGTCAATTGACTCAAGCGCTTTCACGATTGATGGTAGTGGTTGAAAAATATCCTGACATAAAAGCAACGGCAAATTTTAGTGAGCTACAATCTCAATTAGAAGGCACCGAAAATAGAATTACAGTCGCACGACGTGATTTTAATTTAGCTTTGAAAGAATACAATACTTCTGTTCGTTCATTTCCCACAAGTGTCATAGCTGGTATGTCTGGATTCAAAGAGAAAGCATATTTTGAAGCGACTGCTGGTAGCGAAAAAGCTCCTGAGGTGAAGTTTTAA
- the sthA gene encoding Si-specific NAD(P)(+) transhydrogenase, producing MKSFDLIVIGSGPAGQRGAIQAAKFGKRVALIEKETVFGGACIHTGTLPSKALRESIYNIYTFRLGGTELTRRAVREKVSFKELSARKDKVISNENEIISNAIRSNGISVYQGFGSFIDPTHVRIQTSEGGEIVIEGKYFLIATGSRPVRPAQIPFDDQIVCDSDSILNMAEIPESLTVIGGGVIGCEYASMFSALGVDVHLVDKKSDILPFMDQEITEVLKKSLISQGCRLNLGDEFVTIAKTSDGKVETTLKSGRKIKSTNLLYAMGRGPQTDKLNLKAAGVKTDDRGHILVNKNYVSDAPHIYAVGDVIGFPSLASSGFEQGRLAICHALNIPHGEFPDEFPYGIYTIPEISSVGKTEEELIASKTEYEVGRSEYLETARGQIIADSVGLLKICFCPKTHKIYGIHIIGNSASELIHLGQMVMRLGGDMRTLIRNIFNYPTLAEAYKIAAFNGLNKTFKDQEIRY from the coding sequence ATGAAATCATTTGATCTTATCGTAATCGGTTCAGGACCAGCAGGCCAGCGCGGCGCGATTCAGGCAGCAAAATTCGGAAAACGTGTTGCTCTGATTGAAAAAGAAACCGTTTTTGGAGGAGCCTGCATTCATACCGGCACCCTTCCGAGTAAAGCTTTAAGAGAAAGTATTTACAACATCTACACATTTAGACTCGGTGGAACTGAGCTCACAAGACGTGCCGTGAGAGAAAAAGTTTCTTTTAAAGAACTCTCTGCGCGTAAAGATAAAGTTATCTCAAATGAAAATGAAATCATCTCAAATGCCATTCGCTCAAATGGGATCAGTGTTTATCAGGGTTTTGGTTCGTTTATTGATCCAACACATGTGCGCATTCAAACCAGTGAAGGTGGCGAAATTGTAATTGAAGGAAAATATTTTCTCATCGCAACTGGCTCACGCCCCGTTCGCCCTGCACAAATTCCTTTTGATGATCAAATTGTTTGTGACAGCGATAGTATTTTAAACATGGCCGAAATTCCTGAATCACTCACCGTTATTGGTGGCGGTGTTATTGGTTGTGAGTATGCAAGCATGTTCTCAGCCCTTGGTGTAGATGTACATTTGGTTGATAAAAAAAGCGATATCTTGCCATTTATGGATCAAGAAATCACAGAGGTGTTAAAAAAATCATTAATCTCTCAAGGATGTCGCCTTAATTTGGGAGATGAATTTGTCACCATCGCAAAAACATCTGATGGTAAAGTTGAAACCACTTTGAAAAGTGGGCGTAAAATAAAATCAACTAATTTACTCTATGCCATGGGTCGAGGCCCACAGACTGATAAACTAAATCTTAAAGCTGCCGGTGTGAAAACAGATGATCGAGGGCATATTTTAGTTAATAAAAATTATGTAAGTGATGCGCCACACATCTACGCGGTTGGTGACGTCATCGGATTTCCAAGTCTTGCGTCATCGGGTTTTGAACAAGGGCGTCTTGCCATTTGTCATGCACTTAATATTCCTCATGGTGAATTTCCAGATGAATTTCCTTACGGAATTTATACGATCCCAGAAATTTCAAGTGTTGGAAAAACAGAAGAAGAATTAATCGCTTCAAAAACAGAATATGAAGTTGGAAGATCTGAGTATCTAGAAACCGCCCGCGGTCAAATCATCGCTGACTCTGTGGGTTTACTAAAAATTTGTTTTTGCCCAAAAACCCATAAGATTTATGGCATTCATATTATTGGCAACTCAGCGAGTGAGCTCATTCACTTAGGTCAAATGGTTATGCGCCTTGGTGGCGACATGCGCACACTTATTCGAAATATTTTTAATTACCCCACATTAGCTGAGGCGTACAAAATCGCAGCGTTTAATGGGTTAAACAAAACATTCAAAGACCAAGAGATCAGGTACTAA